The following proteins come from a genomic window of Pyxidicoccus sp. MSG2:
- a CDS encoding zf-HC2 domain-containing protein: MNTPCTKLHLFVDGELSATEADAFRQHLTRCEECEVGLRDLLQLELLASRALAGTGAEQAGSGKVTPLRPWLHRAYRAAVPVALAAGLAAVGVYQMQAEPRMPSEVFLASADTRTLAARLSHPNADHFRRFEPMRGTSTSSEALPLRPLAELEERQDFRGIAAAYGLRGDWQQAEAFLARAPESADKDNDRAVVALSRQRYEGKDKDDRAAVVLSRRRYEEALEFLNSALRQEPKHPQALWNRGLALQGRGLSKQAEESFREAAAVPGQDAGWVEEALTRANELKTLRETEDARWRKEVKESWQQLAAGTADVKQLAQKQPAAARAALYESVRTATTPDQVAALRPLAVELDGVGGGAVLQDYVRDMMARDFSARAPLAREYAKLVSEGQPPPGMLEALRRSKEWDLYFGALVYTGEAQKDAEALEALQRFARDSRDPWLSLVVERELARSEGLTGRKVAAEQQLLATLRSCEAYERLNLFHCAEIN; this comes from the coding sequence ATGAACACGCCATGCACCAAGCTGCACCTCTTCGTGGACGGGGAGCTGTCCGCCACCGAGGCGGACGCCTTTCGTCAGCACCTGACGCGCTGTGAGGAGTGCGAGGTCGGCCTCAGGGATTTGCTCCAGCTGGAGCTCCTGGCGTCGCGGGCCCTGGCGGGCACCGGGGCCGAGCAGGCCGGGAGTGGGAAGGTGACGCCGCTGCGCCCGTGGCTGCACCGTGCCTACCGGGCGGCGGTGCCGGTGGCGCTGGCGGCGGGCCTGGCGGCGGTGGGCGTCTACCAGATGCAGGCGGAGCCCCGGATGCCGTCCGAGGTCTTCCTGGCCAGCGCGGACACGCGGACGCTGGCGGCGCGGCTGAGCCATCCGAACGCGGACCACTTCCGCCGCTTCGAGCCCATGCGCGGCACGAGCACCTCCTCGGAGGCGCTGCCGCTGCGGCCGCTGGCGGAGCTGGAGGAGCGGCAGGACTTCCGCGGCATCGCCGCGGCGTACGGGCTGCGCGGGGACTGGCAGCAGGCGGAGGCCTTCCTGGCCCGCGCCCCCGAGTCCGCGGACAAGGACAATGACCGCGCGGTGGTGGCCCTGAGCCGGCAGCGGTACGAGGGCAAGGACAAGGACGACCGCGCGGCGGTGGTCCTGAGCCGGCGGCGGTACGAGGAGGCGCTGGAGTTCCTCAACAGTGCGCTGCGCCAGGAGCCGAAGCACCCGCAGGCGCTGTGGAACCGCGGGCTGGCGCTGCAGGGGCGCGGGCTTTCGAAGCAGGCGGAGGAGTCCTTCCGCGAGGCGGCCGCGGTGCCGGGGCAGGACGCGGGATGGGTGGAAGAGGCGCTGACCCGGGCGAACGAGCTGAAGACCCTGCGGGAGACCGAGGACGCGCGGTGGCGCAAGGAGGTGAAGGAGTCGTGGCAGCAGCTGGCCGCGGGCACGGCGGACGTGAAGCAGCTGGCGCAGAAGCAGCCGGCGGCGGCTCGCGCGGCGCTCTACGAGTCCGTGCGCACGGCCACCACGCCGGACCAGGTGGCGGCGCTGCGGCCGCTGGCCGTCGAGCTGGACGGCGTGGGCGGCGGCGCCGTGCTGCAGGACTACGTCCGGGACATGATGGCACGTGACTTCAGCGCGCGCGCTCCGTTGGCCCGCGAGTACGCGAAGCTGGTGTCCGAGGGACAGCCGCCGCCGGGCATGCTGGAGGCGCTGCGCCGCTCGAAGGAGTGGGACCTCTACTTCGGCGCGCTGGTGTACACGGGCGAGGCACAGAAGGACGCCGAGGCGCTCGAGGCGCTCCAGCGGTTCGCTCGCGACTCCAGGGACCCGTGGCTGAGCCTGGTGGTGGAGCGCGAGCTCGCGCGGAGCGAGGGCCTGACGGGCCGCAAGGTCGCCGCCGAGCAGCAGTTGCTGGCCACGCTGCGCAGCTGCGAGGCGTACGAAAGGCTCAATCTCTTCCACTGCGCCGAAATCAACTGA
- a CDS encoding RNA polymerase sigma factor, with amino-acid sequence MANLFNRERRRFEAFIRQHRPGLLGLARRLCARSSLEPEDLVQETFERAMPEFEHLKDRTDSAAAAWLCTTMTNRFLDYCRRQRTETRGLPHLALVQDAALSPDDSQENWELVNTDEFQKAIERLKPHLRDAYRLHAEGKRYTAIAEHFNVPVGTVGSWLTLARRDLKELLLPQVAVAREQGATSS; translated from the coding sequence ATGGCAAACCTCTTCAACCGGGAGCGGCGGCGCTTCGAAGCGTTCATCCGCCAGCATCGTCCGGGCCTTCTGGGCCTGGCACGCCGGTTGTGCGCACGCTCGAGCCTGGAGCCGGAAGATCTGGTCCAGGAGACGTTCGAGCGAGCGATGCCTGAGTTCGAGCACCTGAAGGACAGGACGGACTCGGCGGCGGCGGCCTGGCTCTGCACCACCATGACGAATCGCTTCCTGGACTACTGCCGCCGACAGCGGACGGAGACCCGGGGGCTGCCTCACCTGGCGCTGGTTCAGGACGCGGCGTTGTCGCCGGATGACTCCCAGGAGAACTGGGAGCTGGTGAACACCGACGAGTTCCAGAAGGCCATCGAGCGACTGAAGCCGCACCTGCGTGACGCCTACCGGCTCCACGCGGAGGGCAAGCGCTACACGGCCATCGCCGAGCATTTCAACGTTCCCGTAGGCACGGTGGGCAGCTGGCTCACCCTGGCGCGCAGGGACCTGAAGGAACTGCTGCTGCCCCAGGTGGCGGTAGCCCGGGAGCAGGGGGCAACGAGCTCATGA
- a CDS encoding cupin-like domain-containing protein: MSRENSRLTPEWQSWLVENLALGVSHDEAVRALTGSGVAEDVAREEVASVLAHPYYQAALRVGRRYGWLESVMDTYSSLHRQAGGHQTLERREGLSPEEFFTRYYFGHRPVVLRGFMEDWPALRRWTLAYLAERAGDVEVEVMTGRNANPDHSPEYEKHRSTMRFRDYLRMIETGGETNDYYMVPRNENWAREGFGALREDVRAPRGIIDADSGPDMMTLLLGPAGTVTPLHHDNMNVLLAQVMGRKHVKLIPSFQRHLMYPRFGTFSEVDAERPDPARHPLYAEANVVEAVLEPGDLVFIPVGWWHWVRALDVSASVTFHHFRVPKGNTFLPTPR; this comes from the coding sequence ATGAGCAGGGAAAATTCGCGGCTGACACCCGAGTGGCAATCGTGGCTGGTGGAGAACCTGGCGCTGGGGGTGAGTCACGACGAGGCGGTGCGGGCCCTGACAGGCTCGGGCGTGGCGGAGGACGTGGCGCGCGAGGAGGTGGCCTCCGTCCTGGCGCACCCCTACTACCAGGCGGCGCTGCGCGTGGGACGCCGGTATGGCTGGCTGGAGTCCGTCATGGACACCTACAGCTCGCTGCACCGGCAGGCGGGCGGGCACCAGACGCTGGAGCGGCGCGAGGGGCTGAGCCCGGAGGAGTTCTTCACGCGCTACTACTTCGGGCACCGTCCGGTGGTGCTGCGCGGCTTCATGGAGGACTGGCCCGCCCTGCGGCGCTGGACGCTGGCCTACCTGGCCGAGCGCGCGGGGGACGTGGAGGTGGAGGTGATGACGGGGCGCAACGCCAACCCGGACCATTCACCCGAGTACGAGAAGCACCGCTCCACCATGCGCTTCCGGGACTACCTGCGAATGATTGAAACGGGGGGCGAGACGAACGACTACTACATGGTGCCGCGCAACGAGAACTGGGCGCGGGAGGGCTTCGGTGCCCTGCGCGAGGACGTGCGAGCGCCCCGGGGCATCATCGACGCGGACTCGGGCCCGGACATGATGACGCTGCTATTGGGCCCGGCGGGCACCGTCACCCCGCTGCACCACGACAACATGAACGTGCTGCTGGCGCAGGTGATGGGGCGCAAGCACGTGAAGCTCATCCCCTCCTTCCAGCGCCACCTCATGTACCCGCGCTTCGGCACCTTCAGCGAGGTGGACGCGGAGCGCCCGGACCCGGCGCGCCACCCCCTCTACGCGGAGGCGAACGTGGTGGAGGCGGTGCTGGAGCCGGGGGACCTGGTCTTCATCCCCGTGGGCTGGTGGCACTGGGTGCGCGCGCTGGACGTGAGCGCCTCGGTGACGTTCCACCACTTCCGGGTGCCCAAGGGGAACACCTTCCTGCCCACGCCCCGCTGA
- a CDS encoding CHAT domain-containing protein, with amino-acid sequence MLKPAYDKLLVLALATPVLVLTVLLARSPSKGDGGGVTPQFWAERRAAARIEARLTHPEADKYRPRVSSGGCPVPPEPIPLKELAKLEEVGDWGGIAAAYALQGEWNQAASFLERMPASPNRDSDLAAVHLARGAHEQALRLLDAVLAAHPKHAQALWNRALVLQEMGLTMKASETYEQVATLNEQGWGRDAHAHALALREETLERARKWKGARDATLALMEDPRAPLPLEEARQQPGVVRQSFYDVVRSAQSKERALALLPLAQELDRLQGGSTLGDYVRKVATRDFTRRAPLAKGYAELVRTQGPVPEALLETLRASSEDDLFAGALLRTRGNAMGYVADAVERGRRQQDPWFNFYLEREQARKETADGEWWKAEQRLFSALQRCREGAFSAGCVELELRLGILYAGLRRLTEAEQHARTGWTWARQLREWELELTSLENLTHIARDRGDFSSARAYVEEWSARGGRKGASLTCYWPQIHLAHIHYLDMRPEDARRALEAATACPSAPLDVVFGATFAEMARARPAPGDAEQLRQVLAATRVSNPTPGDAVYAHYIEGRFALDREHAQGQALLERVISDAQKLPRADTMARESWTLSYSSLVTDAGRTGDYPRVLELMAAQLGTSVPERCALAAAVHHERAVVVARGPQGQVEGAYEGNRQEPFSRSPTSKLVPEKLRQVLRGCERVDVLAWAPVFGRTDLLPPDMAWSFRMGKTAQPRTASSGRRLVVSSVEAPSLLQLPRLPSWTPSPEPEPTPPELLSGSEATPSRVLSSMADATEIEIHAHGISDPALSDASLVVLSPEGNGRYALTADIVRQQKLAGAPLVFLAACSAGRLASSSTHEPFSLPAAFIDAGARAVLASTVDIPDAAGRFFDGVRQRIRAGSTPAVALRDERQKWLARDSRNAWTQFVLLVETSQ; translated from the coding sequence ATGTTGAAGCCGGCGTACGACAAGCTCTTGGTCCTGGCGCTGGCGACGCCCGTGCTCGTATTGACTGTCCTGCTCGCGCGGAGCCCCTCCAAGGGGGACGGCGGAGGCGTCACGCCCCAGTTCTGGGCCGAGCGGCGGGCGGCGGCACGCATCGAGGCCCGGCTCACCCACCCCGAGGCGGACAAGTACCGGCCGCGCGTCTCGTCCGGCGGCTGTCCCGTGCCCCCGGAGCCCATTCCGCTGAAGGAACTGGCGAAGCTGGAGGAGGTGGGTGACTGGGGCGGCATCGCCGCGGCCTATGCCCTCCAGGGCGAGTGGAACCAGGCGGCCTCCTTCCTGGAGCGCATGCCCGCCTCCCCGAACCGGGACAGCGACCTGGCGGCCGTCCACCTGGCGAGGGGGGCACACGAGCAGGCCCTGCGGCTGCTGGACGCGGTGCTCGCCGCCCACCCGAAGCACGCGCAGGCGCTGTGGAACCGCGCGCTGGTGCTCCAGGAGATGGGGCTCACCATGAAGGCGTCGGAGACCTACGAGCAGGTGGCCACGCTCAACGAGCAGGGTTGGGGCCGCGACGCCCATGCCCACGCCCTCGCCCTGCGCGAGGAGACGCTGGAGCGCGCCCGGAAGTGGAAGGGCGCCCGCGATGCCACCCTGGCGCTGATGGAGGACCCCCGGGCCCCGCTGCCGCTCGAGGAGGCCCGCCAGCAGCCGGGCGTGGTGCGGCAGAGCTTCTATGACGTGGTCCGCTCGGCACAGTCGAAGGAGCGCGCGCTGGCGCTGCTCCCGCTCGCGCAGGAGCTGGACCGGCTGCAGGGCGGCTCCACGCTGGGGGACTACGTGCGCAAGGTGGCGACGCGGGACTTCACCCGCCGCGCCCCGCTGGCGAAGGGCTACGCGGAGCTGGTGCGCACCCAGGGCCCGGTTCCGGAGGCGCTGCTGGAGACGCTGCGCGCCTCCAGCGAGGACGACCTCTTCGCGGGGGCGCTGCTGCGCACCCGCGGCAATGCCATGGGGTATGTGGCGGACGCGGTGGAGCGCGGCCGGCGCCAGCAGGACCCCTGGTTCAACTTCTACCTGGAGCGCGAGCAGGCCCGGAAGGAGACGGCGGACGGCGAGTGGTGGAAGGCCGAGCAGCGGCTCTTCAGCGCCCTGCAGCGCTGCCGCGAGGGCGCCTTCTCCGCGGGCTGCGTGGAGCTGGAGCTGCGCCTGGGCATCCTCTACGCCGGGCTGCGGCGCCTCACCGAGGCCGAGCAGCACGCCCGCACCGGGTGGACGTGGGCGCGCCAGCTGCGGGAGTGGGAGCTGGAGCTGACGTCGCTGGAAAACCTGACGCACATCGCGAGAGACCGCGGCGACTTCTCGAGCGCCCGGGCCTACGTGGAGGAGTGGTCCGCGCGAGGTGGGCGCAAGGGCGCCAGCCTCACCTGCTACTGGCCGCAAATCCATCTGGCGCACATCCACTACCTGGACATGCGGCCGGAAGATGCGCGCCGCGCGCTGGAGGCCGCCACCGCGTGTCCCTCCGCGCCGCTGGACGTGGTGTTCGGCGCCACCTTCGCGGAGATGGCCCGCGCCCGCCCCGCGCCGGGAGACGCGGAGCAGCTTCGCCAGGTGCTCGCCGCCACCCGCGTCTCCAACCCGACGCCCGGCGACGCCGTCTACGCGCACTACATCGAGGGACGCTTCGCCCTGGACCGTGAGCATGCCCAGGGCCAGGCCCTGCTCGAGCGCGTCATCAGCGACGCGCAGAAGCTCCCGCGCGCGGACACGATGGCGCGCGAGTCGTGGACGCTGAGCTACTCGTCGCTCGTCACCGACGCGGGGCGCACGGGCGACTACCCCCGGGTGCTGGAGTTGATGGCCGCGCAGCTCGGCACGTCGGTGCCCGAGCGGTGCGCGCTGGCGGCGGCGGTGCACCACGAGCGCGCGGTGGTGGTGGCCCGCGGCCCCCAGGGCCAGGTGGAGGGGGCATACGAGGGGAACCGCCAGGAGCCCTTCTCGCGCAGCCCGACGTCGAAGCTCGTCCCGGAGAAGCTGCGGCAGGTGCTGCGGGGCTGCGAGCGGGTGGACGTGCTGGCCTGGGCGCCCGTCTTCGGCCGCACGGACCTGCTGCCGCCGGACATGGCCTGGAGCTTCCGCATGGGGAAGACGGCCCAGCCGCGCACCGCGTCCAGCGGGCGCCGGCTCGTCGTCTCCAGCGTGGAGGCCCCTTCGTTGCTGCAACTGCCCCGGCTGCCCTCGTGGACGCCTTCCCCGGAGCCGGAGCCCACGCCGCCGGAATTGCTGTCGGGCTCCGAGGCGACGCCCTCGCGCGTGCTGTCGAGCATGGCGGACGCCACCGAAATCGAGATTCACGCGCACGGCATCAGCGACCCCGCCCTGTCGGACGCGTCGCTGGTGGTGCTGTCGCCGGAGGGCAACGGGCGCTACGCGCTCACCGCGGACATCGTCCGGCAGCAGAAGCTGGCGGGCGCGCCGCTCGTCTTCCTCGCCGCGTGCAGCGCGGGGCGGCTGGCCTCCTCCTCGACCCACGAGCCCTTCAGCCTGCCGGCCGCCTTCATCGACGCGGGCGCGCGGGCGGTGCTCGCCTCCACCGTGGACATCCCGGACGCCGCGGGCCGGTTCTTCGACGGGGTGCGCCAGCGCATCCGCGCCGGCTCCACGCCCGCCGTGGCCCTGCGCGACGAGCGGCAGAAGTGGCTGGCCCGCGACTCGCGCAACGCCTGGACGCAGTTCGTGCTGCTGGTGGAGACGTCGCAGTAG
- a CDS encoding polysaccharide lyase, producing MPHLLRHVALLSLLPMLASADVAWKGDFETGNISQWTRSQAVANSRLQVVSDVVREGRYALKAIVRQGDDPIGASGNRNELLYISQEKTGSTWFYKWSTQFPKSYPSSDAWQVFAQWHQEGCCGSPPLEFFVNGEEMNMRVGGATGTVLWQAPLDRGTWHDFVLEVKWSSNKKVGYVQMWHNGKLAVPKTFAATQYGSEFNYLKLGLYRDDTIRPEAFVYHDGFTMASKLEDVMPPAPAPTPEPTPAPTPQPPPVVTLPDPSPAPETPAEEEPEAPVVQTPTPGTQQPGLGALPGDDLGSGSPADGSRVPGTAPQGCGASATGTGGVPIMAAAGLLAAFALLGRRRKHAHAAARSRR from the coding sequence TTGCCGCATCTCCTTCGCCATGTCGCCCTGTTGTCCCTGCTGCCCATGCTCGCTTCCGCGGACGTGGCGTGGAAGGGCGACTTCGAAACGGGAAACATTTCACAGTGGACGCGCTCCCAGGCCGTCGCCAACAGCCGGCTCCAGGTCGTGTCGGACGTCGTGCGCGAGGGCCGCTATGCGCTGAAGGCCATCGTCCGCCAGGGGGATGACCCCATCGGCGCGAGCGGCAACCGCAACGAGCTGCTCTACATCAGCCAGGAGAAGACGGGCTCCACGTGGTTCTACAAGTGGAGCACCCAGTTCCCGAAGAGCTACCCCAGCTCCGACGCGTGGCAGGTCTTCGCCCAGTGGCACCAGGAAGGCTGCTGCGGCTCCCCGCCGCTCGAGTTCTTCGTGAACGGCGAGGAGATGAACATGCGCGTGGGCGGCGCCACCGGCACCGTGCTGTGGCAGGCGCCGCTGGACCGCGGCACGTGGCACGACTTCGTCCTGGAGGTGAAGTGGTCCTCCAACAAGAAGGTCGGCTACGTGCAGATGTGGCACAACGGCAAGCTGGCGGTGCCCAAGACTTTCGCGGCCACGCAGTACGGCAGCGAGTTCAACTACCTCAAGCTCGGCCTGTACCGCGACGACACCATCCGCCCGGAGGCCTTCGTGTACCACGACGGCTTCACCATGGCCTCCAAGCTGGAGGACGTGATGCCCCCTGCCCCCGCGCCGACGCCGGAGCCCACGCCCGCGCCGACGCCCCAGCCGCCGCCGGTGGTGACGCTGCCGGACCCGAGCCCCGCGCCCGAGACTCCGGCGGAGGAGGAGCCCGAGGCGCCCGTGGTGCAGACGCCCACCCCCGGCACCCAGCAGCCCGGCCTGGGCGCGCTTCCCGGTGACGACCTGGGCAGCGGCTCGCCCGCGGACGGCTCGCGTGTACCCGGCACGGCGCCCCAGGGCTGCGGTGCCTCGGCCACCGGCACGGGAGGCGTCCCCATCATGGCGGCCGCCGGCCTGCTCGCCGCCTTCGCGCTGCTCGGTCGCCGGCGGAAGCACGCCCACGCGGCCGCCCGCTCGCGGCGCTGA
- a CDS encoding VOC family protein, translated as MATSIFVNLPVQSLSRSVEFFKQLGYTFNPQFTNESGTCMVISENIYAMLLVRDFFKTFTDKEVADPSKVVGAIIALSADSRAAVDTLADKALKAGATKAKDPQDYGFMYQRSFLDLDGHHWEVFWMDPKHVQPQQ; from the coding sequence ATGGCGACCAGCATCTTCGTGAACCTGCCCGTGCAGTCCCTCAGCCGCTCCGTCGAGTTCTTCAAGCAGCTCGGCTACACGTTCAATCCCCAGTTCACCAACGAGAGCGGCACCTGCATGGTCATCAGCGAGAACATCTACGCGATGCTGCTGGTGCGGGACTTCTTCAAGACCTTCACCGACAAGGAGGTCGCGGACCCCTCCAAGGTCGTCGGGGCCATCATCGCCCTCTCCGCGGACAGCCGGGCCGCCGTGGACACGCTGGCGGACAAGGCCCTGAAGGCCGGCGCCACGAAGGCGAAGGACCCCCAGGACTACGGCTTCATGTACCAGCGCAGCTTCCTGGACCTGGACGGCCACCACTGGGAAGTCTTCTGGATGGACCCCAAGCACGTCCAGCCGCAGCAGTAG
- a CDS encoding DHA2 family efflux MFS transporter permease subunit produces the protein MQGDTITGSKAGITIAAMAAALMSVLDISIVNVALSDIRASFGTPLDQIAWVSTGYMMANVVVIPMTGWLQRRFGYRRYFTASILMFTAASVLCGLSWNLPSLVVFRILQGIGGGAIIPTSQAILFARYPRQEHGMAGALFGLGAVTGPLLGPTVGGMLIEAASWHWIFLINLPVGLFAAWMAWRHIEQPAFEPTQDKVDRYGIGLLAVGMASLQFVLEEGNREDWFDSAKITLLAVVAGVSLITFIVHELETPQPVVDLRVFANRSYTAATGINFIVGTALFAGSFLFSLYCGTVMRYSALDIGLIFLKGSVIQLLLMPLIGRFGGKVDGRMLVGLGIIGMCLSLWTNGHLSSTADEATLILPVFIRACSLGMVFVPLSVMALSDLRPDQRGNAAGLYNLTRELGGSIGTAWMSSALSRTTKVNFTALTSHVDAYSQVTQEQVAAIRGAVGSRVADPLGAAYSILSQRINGQALVRAFNANFTVLTAIFALSLVLVFMLKKPAAGVKVEGAH, from the coding sequence ATGCAGGGCGACACCATCACCGGCTCCAAGGCCGGTATCACCATCGCCGCCATGGCCGCGGCGCTGATGTCCGTGCTGGACATCTCCATCGTGAACGTGGCGCTCAGCGACATCCGCGCCAGCTTCGGCACGCCGCTGGACCAGATTGCGTGGGTGTCCACCGGCTACATGATGGCGAACGTGGTGGTCATCCCGATGACGGGCTGGCTGCAGCGGCGCTTCGGCTACCGGCGCTACTTCACCGCCTCCATCCTGATGTTCACCGCGGCCAGCGTCCTGTGCGGCCTGTCGTGGAACCTGCCGTCGCTCGTGGTCTTCCGCATCCTCCAGGGCATCGGCGGCGGCGCCATCATCCCCACCTCGCAGGCCATCCTCTTCGCCCGCTACCCGCGCCAGGAGCACGGCATGGCGGGCGCGCTCTTCGGCCTGGGCGCGGTGACGGGGCCGCTGCTCGGGCCCACGGTGGGCGGCATGCTCATCGAGGCGGCGAGCTGGCACTGGATATTCCTCATCAACCTGCCGGTGGGCCTGTTCGCGGCCTGGATGGCGTGGCGCCACATCGAGCAGCCGGCCTTCGAGCCCACCCAGGACAAGGTGGACCGGTATGGCATCGGCCTCCTGGCGGTGGGCATGGCCTCGCTCCAGTTCGTGCTGGAGGAGGGCAACCGCGAGGACTGGTTCGACAGCGCCAAGATCACGCTGCTCGCGGTGGTGGCGGGGGTGTCGCTCATCACCTTCATCGTCCACGAACTGGAGACCCCGCAGCCGGTGGTGGACCTGCGCGTGTTCGCCAACCGCTCGTACACGGCGGCCACGGGCATCAACTTCATCGTCGGCACGGCGCTGTTCGCCGGCTCGTTCCTCTTCAGCCTCTACTGCGGCACGGTGATGCGCTACTCGGCGCTCGACATCGGCCTCATCTTCCTCAAGGGAAGCGTCATCCAGTTGCTGCTGATGCCGCTCATCGGCCGCTTCGGCGGGAAGGTGGATGGGCGGATGCTGGTGGGGCTGGGCATCATCGGCATGTGCCTGTCGCTGTGGACCAACGGCCACCTGTCCAGCACCGCGGACGAGGCCACGCTCATCCTGCCCGTGTTCATCCGCGCCTGCTCCCTGGGCATGGTGTTCGTGCCGCTGTCGGTGATGGCGCTCAGTGACTTGCGGCCGGACCAGCGCGGCAACGCGGCGGGCCTCTACAACCTGACGCGTGAATTGGGCGGCTCCATTGGCACGGCGTGGATGAGCAGCGCGCTCAGCCGGACGACCAAGGTGAACTTCACCGCGCTGACGTCGCACGTGGACGCCTACAGCCAGGTGACGCAGGAGCAGGTCGCCGCCATCCGGGGCGCGGTGGGCTCACGCGTGGCGGACCCGCTGGGCGCCGCCTACAGCATCCTCAGCCAGCGCATCAACGGCCAGGCGCTGGTGCGCGCGTTCAACGCCAACTTCACGGTGCTGACCGCCATCTTCGCCCTGTCGCTGGTGCTGGTGTTCATGCTCAAGAAGCCGGCCGCCGGCGTGAAGGTGGAAGGCGCGCACTGA
- a CDS encoding HlyD family secretion protein — MSTQTANLDKDIPSIEPKAPAAVVAKPAAPRSSRAKKVLPALLAVALLGGGVSYALTYGHESTDDAQVEGRIANVAPRISGQVAKVLVGDNQPVKAGDVLVELDATDLNAKLDVARADVLSAEAGFASAQAQLALTETNAGANLRQARGGVVQASSGISSSRAALDQARADVQSAEARFKLAESDLGRVKTLKTEGAVTQADLDARQAGYDQARANLDVSRARLTSTEAGVQGSSGGLEAAQGKLAAAETVAVQVQAAQAAVRLSEAKLKQAQAALKLAELAVSYTQVRAPVAGVVSRRTVEVGQVVDPARPLMALVPQDDLWVVANFKEDQVGEMKPGQEVELTVDAFGGREFRGHVDSLAGASGARFALLPPDNASGNFVKVVQRIPVLIRFDGELKDAGLRPGMSAEVTVNTKGR, encoded by the coding sequence ATGAGCACCCAGACCGCGAATCTCGACAAGGACATCCCCAGCATCGAACCCAAGGCCCCCGCCGCCGTCGTGGCGAAGCCGGCCGCCCCGCGCTCGTCGCGGGCGAAGAAGGTGCTGCCCGCGCTGCTGGCGGTGGCGCTGCTGGGCGGCGGCGTCAGCTACGCGCTGACGTACGGACATGAGTCCACCGACGACGCCCAGGTGGAGGGCCGCATCGCCAACGTGGCGCCGCGCATCTCCGGCCAGGTGGCGAAGGTGCTGGTGGGCGACAACCAGCCGGTGAAGGCCGGCGACGTGCTGGTGGAGCTGGACGCCACGGACCTGAACGCGAAGCTGGACGTGGCGCGTGCGGACGTGCTGAGCGCGGAGGCCGGCTTCGCCAGCGCCCAGGCACAGCTCGCCCTCACCGAGACGAACGCCGGCGCCAACCTGCGCCAGGCACGCGGCGGCGTGGTGCAGGCCTCCAGCGGCATCAGCTCGTCCAGGGCGGCGTTGGACCAGGCGCGCGCGGACGTGCAGTCGGCCGAGGCCCGCTTCAAGCTGGCCGAGTCGGACCTGGGCCGCGTGAAGACGCTCAAGACGGAGGGCGCCGTCACCCAGGCGGACCTGGACGCGCGGCAGGCCGGGTATGACCAGGCGAGGGCCAACCTGGACGTGTCGCGCGCGCGGCTGACGTCCACGGAGGCCGGTGTGCAGGGCTCGTCCGGTGGCCTGGAGGCAGCGCAGGGCAAGCTGGCCGCGGCGGAGACGGTGGCGGTGCAGGTGCAGGCGGCCCAGGCGGCGGTGCGGCTTTCCGAGGCGAAGCTGAAGCAGGCCCAGGCGGCGCTGAAGCTGGCGGAGCTGGCCGTGTCCTATACGCAGGTGCGCGCGCCGGTGGCGGGCGTGGTGAGCCGCCGCACGGTGGAGGTGGGCCAGGTGGTGGACCCCGCGCGCCCGCTGATGGCGCTGGTGCCGCAGGACGACCTCTGGGTGGTGGCCAACTTCAAGGAGGACCAGGTCGGGGAGATGAAGCCCGGCCAGGAAGTGGAGCTCACGGTGGACGCCTTCGGCGGCCGCGAGTTCAGGGGCCACGTGGACAGCCTGGCCGGCGCCAGCGGCGCGCGCTTCGCGCTGCTGCCCCCGGACAACGCCTCCGGCAACTTCGTGAAGGTGGTGCAGCGCATCCCCGTGCTCATCCGCTTCGATGGTGAGCTGAAGGATGCGGGCCTGCGTCCGGGCATGAGCGCCGAAGTCACCGTGAATACGAAGGGCCGCTAG
- a CDS encoding MarR family winged helix-turn-helix transcriptional regulator: protein MPRYERLKRLAERFPQLDMSAIQTCIAMLHLAHELTGAYDAHLSRHGLSMGRFVVLIRLFSSEDAESGRGLTPAELAESSCVSRATMTGLLDTLEKDDLISRQDHPEDRRMYTVKLTAKARKLLDGMLPDHYRRISGLMAPLSEAERATLQELMSKVSSGIPALRDP, encoded by the coding sequence GTGCCCCGCTACGAGCGGCTGAAGCGGCTGGCGGAGCGCTTCCCCCAGCTCGACATGAGCGCCATCCAGACGTGCATCGCCATGCTGCACCTGGCGCACGAGCTGACGGGGGCCTACGACGCGCACCTGTCGCGGCACGGCCTCTCCATGGGCCGCTTCGTCGTGCTGATCCGCCTCTTCTCCAGCGAGGACGCGGAGAGCGGGCGGGGCCTCACCCCGGCGGAGCTGGCGGAGAGCTCGTGCGTCAGCCGGGCGACCATGACGGGCCTCCTCGACACCCTGGAGAAGGACGACCTCATCTCCCGCCAGGACCACCCCGAGGACCGCCGGATGTACACGGTGAAGCTCACCGCCAAGGCGCGCAAGCTGCTCGACGGCATGCTGCCGGACCACTACCGCCGCATCTCCGGCCTCATGGCTCCTCTCAGCGAGGCCGAGCGAGCCACCCTCCAGGAGCTGATGTCCAAGGTCAGCTCGGGCATCCCCGCCCTCCGGGACCCCTGA